The sequence agtcgtcttctcgaacaaaagttcattttgcgttccgACCCGCttaaacgtcataatttcttgggggagttcattttgcgttagtctatattTGGAGATTATGCTACAAGttcactacataaacaacaaagtcatttctAAATTCATTGCACTGTTAACCCAGCAATACCATTTAAAGAGTAAAAATACCCCATTTTTTATCAGTACATatatgaaaatgtcaaaataatgggtacttttatttttttgtgaatgaGTACTATATACCCTTTTCTTAGTTTGAGGAACTTACCCATTAGACTTACCCAtcagattcaaacgtcgatatgtccaatctgatagcactcccacgcaaaccatcaccacatacAGGTAGGAGAAGCCttcgtgggagtgccatcagtttggacaaatcgacgtttgaatctttgttcacaaaatcacatacgtccttttgaataagtacccgagaattgtaTCTGCCCAAAACAGGAAGGATTAAGTTTAATCGATTTAATAATTcctcagtacattcaaagttagttgcctatatgccgggtattaagccactcggtgtggaaattaattactatgtctgaaacttgattatgcatatgtataacatgtgatagatttagatcggaaaaggtattggagggtaaccgccccttcggtggggtttgatcccacgaccccccCCAACTGGGTGGAGGTCTGTCGAGCTTGGCGGTATCGGTTTTGGCTATCCGTAGACGAACCGGAAGAAGGGACTGGGTTCTTGGTCTGATTCTCCACTCCACACCTCGACAGGCACGCTCCCGACAGGTACAACGACCGACCACAGAGGGTTCCCGTCTGGTTACCGACAGGTACAACGACCGACCACAGAGGGTTCCCGTCCGCTTTCACTGGTTCAGCTGtccaaaagaaagaaaaaaggcccTTCGTGGACCTTCCCACTCGATTAGTACCCTGCGACGTCAAGCTATTTTCACATACacgtttttcttttcatttgttggttaaaattaccttttttccttgtttttttttcgtttgcgtacttttgtgaattgaaTGTTCTCACTATTTAAGCGATTAACCTATTTATAACATTAACATTAGCCTTAAGTTTTATACTCGTTTGTAGCTACTAACCGTACTTATAACTTTTAATTATTCACTGCGCACTTTTTTGTCGACTAACAATTGAATTGGACTCTAACAATAGACCTTTACTTTTGAATTTTCAGGATAAAAAGAGATCAGATCCTTGAAGGATCtgctttttaaagaattttgatCCTTCGATGGAGCTGAAACTATCAAAGAATCACTTCGATTAATTTGAAGTTTTCGCTCTAGGTTGTTTCCCCTTTTTACTGGTGCAGGATCCCTCTACTGCTAGAACTTAGAACTCCAGCAGGGATATTTTATGTTTAGCCCTGCGGGTGTCAGTAATATCATTTTGACAATGTTCGACTATACAGTGTGTCCGTTGAAGGTGGGTCAGAGCTCTTTTCACACATCAAGCCACTGTGTGCCGCCACTGGCCCATCATTACGTTAGTTTCGTTTtgtatttgtttttcttttgttttgttttattttttttttttttttgggaaaggaaattttatttggattgatgGAGGAGCCAGCAAGGTAAACCTGGAACCCAAAGGTTACAATGTGCAGAAAAGTCTCAAGACTCGCTTTATTTTATTCTGCTGTGTGCTGTCGAAacagtagtttgtgcaacaagttgcaaaaagatgattttttcagcacgagtctTGCGTTTAtcgaacgaggcttgccgagttggacaaatagggtaaaatacccaatagtggaccccctagtagcgaaattttgctcttttcgtcacaaggagtagaaattttcaacatattaattctgcttgacatctaacaccaagttctgcatctcctcttcacgatacatacataaaacactcaaatacacgacgttattcgttgaaattaacattttaaagtctgactgaattcgccctatagtagaccccctgggggtccataataggaatttgcttccctatagtcgacacttcatttgatttttatgttccgtttcgggacgttcttcttccctattatggaccccccaaaatattccttagccgtgcggtaagacgcgcggctacaaagcaagaccatgctgagggtggttgggttcgattcccggtgccggtctaggcaattttcggattggaaattgtctcgatttccttgggcataaaagtatcatcgtgctagcctcatgatatacgaatgcaaaaatggtaacctggcttagaaacctcgcagttaataactgtgcaagtgcttaatgaacactaagctgcgaggcatatggggatgtaatgccaataagaagaagaaaatattcctataatggacactctcgtgtttattttttatagaattgcaaaaaatcatttaaatttactttccatagcatttccaatgcatgtaatcgaatcataggactgtaaggtaggttctcccgatggaattttatagcaaaatgtttacattgtgctgtaataatgcaaaaatggctggagggtccactattggttgggggtccactattgggcactttaccctattatgagtgctggaaaaatcgagtttggcaacgagttgcacacgcttaGATGTACTTGTGTGATAGATGTACTTGCATTTGGAAAtgtttgatgtcatgtccatcaaactatttcatttattccgcgacgcagagaatacactaatTGAACAcatacccaagctaattcagcaaaatgtagtcatgttactactgttctgatgttggttttcatTATAGTATTCAAATCAGTGTTATATTTAATgcatattatgcaacccatttgagttacataatgttcattaaagcagccatttcgttggtatggaaaagtaagTGACTCAACGGCGAACTGTAAACCCGattttatgatcaggaattgcaaaaggTTAATAACAGTCACCTTTCCACATCTCGGTATTGAAgcgaccatcgagataaggagagatcgaggaatggaaggaaaattaaaatgggTAGTAGATGGAAAAAAGCTTGTTGCTATCGGTAGAAaaccaaatgtcatttcttgtgtTTGATGTATTTATTATTGCCCCAAGGTTGTCTAGTGGCCTCGAAACttaaatatatcgacatagagagagtgaatcctgaacaaaacatgaacagaacacatcgagatagagatacCGAGATAGGGTATCGAGATGCAGAAATCAAAATGTATGTAGTTCGTAGGGACGGAGAAAAGGGACATAGGGAGATATATCGACATATAGAACATTGAGATGTAGATTGTCGACGGTAATGTCGACGATCGATGAAGAACTTACTCgcgaaatactgaatcgtgggaaaatcaatttaacacgtaaaagaattacataaatatcaataatgagcagaGGCGCAGCCACTTTCCGAGaggtgggtaggacaaaaactggaTTATCAAATCTATAGAATACTTCTATAGAATTTCAGCGACTTTCCGGAGATCCTCTcagatttcaaaagattttttcggaCATCTTCAGTTAGAAAACGCCCTATTACTACTAGGACAATAATAACATTTCCAGTGTTTATAGAACATTTCTAAAAAGCATGTCTTCAAACATTTCCATGAATCTCCAGAAGTGATTATGGATTCCTGTCTATTACTAACATCTAGACATTCGAACCTTACTATTTACGGGTTTTCTGAAATCTCAAGAACAATGTACTCAGAATTTCAGaccaatttctttcaaaattctaaaatttcttgcaaacgtAGGTATATTTGTGATTCCTACAGATTCCAATAATCTCTTGGAAGCTTTCAgaattcttcttctcattggccgGCTACCAGACATCCGGATAAACTACAATCATCATAAACTTCACATTCGTATATTTCTGCGATTGTTTTCTCATATTCTTGTCTAGTTTCTCAACTTTTGGAGATGAGCTCAGCAGTTAACCGAGTTAACAAAATTTCCGTTCTGTGGTATATGGGGATGCAGAGGTTTTCTTgttctctagtagcaacaataacaacacactaacattcctctcctttcccaactgactaaAGCCGTATCTAGCAAATACCTACCTTTATTCATTTGGATCGTAGCGCAATTTATACCAGTTCTAGCCAGTTACGGAGAAGCAACCATTGACAAGTACAGTCAGTCTTAGCTAAGTTTATCCTTAAGCCTGAGCCTCTTCGAACTAGCAGAAATAATAACGTACTTccaaaaaaattcaacaattctcgcttaacttttcaaaaggacctaagtaacattttttcatgaattaatttgaatagcgcattcaacagaacaacatgaaagctttcgattgcagtactcaaattaattcatgaaaaaaatgttacttaggtgctTTTGAAAAATTAGGCGAGAATTTTATGGAAGAGCAGATACTATTAAAAACTTCAAGACTAacgttttaatgatatttttattgatttaaaaattgaaatagtATTGATAGTATTACATCTTTTAGCTATCCATATggtatgttcttaccataatcatgggtaggacaatgctttgactgtcctacccacatattttcatgcgtaggacatgtcctacttccCGAATAGAATGAAATTATACAACGATTTTTCTTGTTATCGTTTTTTGATTATAGAAAATTATAATTGAATGTTTTACGGAATCATATAAAATACTGTACGTTAATTATACCATAAATGATATTTACGATATACCttataatattttggttttggatGATacattgaatgggttgttaagtatcgtttCCATTCAAAAACATCAACTTTTGCATGTATTTTTGCAAAGAAATTTTACCATGAATCATTGATTTATCTTCATTTTAGTTTCATGTGATCATTCGGGTTTTGATTATATTCAACAAAGACGATAAATAGTAAGATTCTTCAATTATTCAGCTGTTAATCCGAATTAAACGATGTACGATAATCTTTCAATTATACGATTAGGGTATTGAAATATGTATATTATTTCACAAACTTCAGTAGGATAGTATTTTGTTCTTTCCTcagtttataataaaataattaccaCTAAAAAATATCtgtaatatttaatttattgctCAATAACCTTCTCAAAACATGTTTTGCCACAGTCGCTATCATTTCCGAACGCGGGAAACTGGATACATAAGCTGCGTTTGCAGGATCTCTCCCGTACAGATGTCCACTCAACAGTTTTATCTGTAAATTATATTGAAAGATATTAAAAGAATTAATCCACTTGGTGGTGATGGCGCCTTCCATATGCACTATGATGTATACGAATAAGGTGCGAATTGAAGCTTCACACCACATGTTAGGTTCGATGATTATGTGGCGTCCTTTCAATATTGCTTGTACGCGTTATTTTAACAATGCGTAAACGAAGCGTTGACaatacgctacgtgggcatctaCTCACTTTTGTTATGTGCCAAATGATAAATGCTATCAAAGATGACTATAAGCAACAAGATACCCGACTCTTTTGATATTGCGGAGACACGATAAGCGCTTGCTAGCGAGCAAAAATCGAACTAGTACActgaaaaatttcaattcttgaacAGTCAAGTTtgatgagacagaccctaaaaaaaAAGTCAGTAAAGCACACTATAATCTGTTTCTATtcaattttgaattaaaaaaacaccctGTCCAGTGATAAGATTTGTACAAACAtgcttttaattgaatttgCGTAAACAAGTCTGTGACACAGGTACGGAAGACAAGATTAGATAATGGTTTCCCAACCGTATGTTCTTCGAATCGATTTATTCAGCCTATTTTTGACGTTTAATTAAATTTGTAAACGTAACTGCTATAATGCTACTTTTAGAAAAATCTTGATGAAGTGTTTTGCCATCTATGAGAGCACCAGTTTAAAAGCATACTATCGGGAACATTATTCTACCGTACTTTCACCTAAAACAAGAACTTTTTAGCAATGTTTACGCTTTAACGAAAATATTGTGCGTCGGTTTGGAATCGCCGGTCCCTCTAATCGACGTTGAAATTGTCGATCGATGAAAGAATGAGAGGTTACACGGTATGCCTTTTGAActgatatttttgttcaatgctCGCATTGAACACATAACGCATTTCGCGGAGAAACTCGTTTACttattaatgggtactttttctttgctatttctttctctctgctgaaaaattcacccatttggGAGAATAAAGTAaagtaagtaaagtaaagtaaacaCATTTTTCCGGGttgcacgctaactttcacctactaagtgactgagtaaaatcgtattgctctctctttctatcccacgaaaattttactcaatttccgacAAAAGCAGGCACGATTTGACAGATAGTCCATACATTTTCTGTGAAATCCTGCCGTTTCCGTGGCCGTTCTGTTCTATTGCGCTGGATgcttctgaaatattttttaatgcaTTCGTTAAATGAAAAATGGTAtcaaacttttttaaaacagaTATTGCGAATTCATTGAACAAGCTATAATAATTTAACAATTACACAGCTTTTTTTAaccaaaatataaataattgtaaaatcatctgtatcagCCAAATGTTCTCCCTAGATTCGAATTATTGTTTGGAAAAACGCTTTAAGAGCACCTCCACGAgagtcctcatcgctattcttatAATAGCGCTCTTTCTcgagtgctattttaggatagcgccCCATCTTCCCACCGGTGGTTTCTGTTTTAGGTATAGCGACTTCGTAAACATATTGAGTTCTCACCGGGCCTTGCTTAAAGTAGTCATAttcttctttaatggctctacattccaactggaacttggctagcTGCTCGACCTAGTACTCTacaagcatttcctcagttatcaattgaaagcttttctgtgcccgtcattgcatgagtatgtatttgaTGTGACAACTATGCTTAAGGAGCccatttgaaaacaaaagaaTCGGGAATCCGGAGGGCAATTCTACGCTTTGTTCGTAAGGCAGCTGGAGACCCGTCATCAAACTTGTTTCATGTTTTTTCAACGTTATTCCATCTGGACTtccttcctcctggaaatttATTTCGGGGATTTGTACTACTTGCAgtcaaagaaattcctcctgcaATTCCCACCAGTTTCCTACAGGAATCTCTTGACTTgacaaaatcctgcaggaatgcttccacattttttttttctctgaagaaTGTCCCGGACAAACAATTTTGTAACAACATCCGAAAGAATCAATTCTTGGGAAAACTTACtaagttttcaaatgaaatcacaAAAGAAGTTATAGGGCAGTTCCAATAAAAAATCCCGAtagattctggaagaaatcttAAAACTATTCTGGGACAACTgctaaaaattctttaaaaaaaacttaaagattgcttgggaactcccggagaaatcttCCAGGGATCCTAtgatgaatttccaaagcaaatcatgttcaaatgaatGACAGAAAATAGAAACTTGCGGGAGATTTTCTGGTGGAACAACTTGAAGAAAATACTGAACAATCACTCAAGCAACCTTCTGAGGGATTACTGGAAGCACCTGGAAGATCTCCTCCTTGGAACAACTTGCTaaagaaaaacattaaaattttctttagCGAAAATCCATGAAAATTTCGGACTCTAGCGGGCGTCCGTGCGCATCGCTCCTCATCATACTTGATCCACTAGTATAATTACTTCTTCGCGGAGTTGAATTGGGGCGCtagatcaaaaaaattgaatatttcccTTGCTATTTTATTTACGCCggaattgttctgaaaaagaaaaacagattttctgcattttttttatctataccaaagtgacgtttcacgaaatagcaacccagtatggggcgctaaatttggacattcacggctaattttgagttgcgttcttattttacattcccgtttagataccGCCGGTGTTGAAGTGGGTCTCTATAaagggcccggaaatagcgatagggacccagatggggactcccgtggaggtgttCTAATAAGCTGGTGAAACAATATTAATCTGCATATATGTTCAATGAGCAAGGGAAATGTGGCTACCATGCGCAATGCAACTCATTAGCCCAGAAGTGATTTCAGGATAACTCTTGCTTTCAAAATACGTTGTTTTGCCATATCGTGTACAACACGGCAaacaaaatttctccaaatataGTCAGAGATGTGGTTTTTGTACAACAGATGGCGGTAACATCACCGCTTTCAGTGTCTCCCGGTAAATTTAAGGAAAGTATTAAACTCGGGCATCTTGTTCCTTCCAGTTATCTTTGATGCTATGTATAACGCAAAGTGCACACGCACTtttgcattttgttttactGGAAACAAGCTTTCTAAAAAATGATACGTGGAAACATAAAAGTAATCAAGGTATTCATCCTTATTCAACACGAAGTTATTATACAAAAATGCCTTTAGGGTCAGCTGATTAATACCTGTTCTTAAAACTTTCGTTTTGAGATACATTTAAGGAGGGCCATCACAGAAGATATTAGTGTTATTACCTTCGGAAGTATATCCGATGAACCCGATTTGCTGAATCTACAGTAGCACTAGAGGAGAAGAAGCGTAGAACCGCCATTCGGTCACGGCGTTTTCTTGTGTAGTGGAAGGAAATCAATAATTCTGGAAACGAACAGAAATGGGAGAAACAAGAATAGATTTATTTAACATTTTATCTCGCATTTTATATAAGAAATTTTTGACTTACATGCATTTTAGATCACCACCGACTTCGAGAAAAACTATATTTAACTATCTCAAGTCTGCCCGACCAACTGCCGTCGAAAGAATTGACACACAACACTGAAAATGAAAACACTTCTTTTTATGCATGAAATGCTTTTATGTGTAAAAATCTACCCAAATTATatcatgtatgatttttttcttataagaatatttttaatttctcattCCACGTATCTTTATTATAAGATGTACAATCTGTAAATAATTTGGTATGATCAGGACGGTAAAAAGCTTAATCATATGATTGCACGTGTATCGTACAGCTAATGATGATTATAAGAGGAATGGAATACATATAATATTAAGTATTCAGCATACGATTTATTTCTATGCGggttgtcccacccactcccggcgccactgataATGAGCAACAATTCGATCGCTTCGGAACAATAACTGTCTTACATATTAGAAAATATTCTATGAAGTCTTCGGGTTGACTATATTTAAATAGTTAATAGGCCGCCTCCCAAAACGATCTTACACATAAGGGGCGATTTTTATAGGAATCAAGCTGctcgtgctcagtcaaattacaaccaattcagttaaaaatttaggaggttcattaaaatagcaaatattatcgttcaagcataggggagcgaaaaagtcaaaatttgaatcactctaagctCATCCTGAAACCAGCGGCACAGGcaatcaaatgaattatcttataatcttttttacgtagtttacgtcggacggtcgtatcttgtatataacccttcactaataaaattccacacattttttttttgcaaaaatctaaagaaatttacaaataaattttatgtgtgcgttaataaccacccgctgtGGGTGAATCCACaaaaaggttattagttaataacggttatgtgtgtttccacatacatgctatgcgaattcacatagccgttatgtgggaaatgctatagtaaaaatttatgtgtgccacacataatggatatgattggatttttgtcagtgttcTGATTTCACCACTTATTTTCTGATGATTTTCTGGTGAAAAAAAACGATGTCGTAAAACGATAATAAAAAATCTTACTGAAGATCTGTTTGTTTACTGTTTAATTATACCCGCCTCACTCACAGTAAACCGTAATATAAATTCGCAGGTTAATTTGCTATCTGCAACACTGCAAAACGTAGTAGAATTGACAATAACACAGTTTGAGGCTCCCCCAGACTACAAGCGActacatcgccgcgacggcgacaactagtcgccgcgattctattgttggttcgctgcaggcaatgttctatttacgcttccatacttacggcgacagaatcgctgtcattttgataagaaaattattttgagctttttagtggaatgtcttcacttgtcataagatttATTCCACTGAATTGGACAGATTCGACCTCgtagtcttcagtgtctcgtacttgactcgactcgaagtcgagccaagtacgagacactgaagacggccttactgttgaggtcgaaatacgtatctgtcaagatacaattaagtggtggaattcaatgggatggtataaactcgtcttatgacaagtgagaatcgctgtcgccaagcgatagaatcgcgtcgcgactgtcgcgtcgcgtgtgtttagGGGAACCTTTAATCTTTTACTTCTCTTCTCTGGATATTGCATGGTAAATTTTACAACATACACAGTTGGAGTAAATATGAGTTGCGTTCTGCACAAATCAAGtggtaaaatgtttttaattttacacTCAATTATTTTGCGTTGAACTtaatgtaaaattaaaaaaaaaacacacacacacacacacacacaaataaagacataaaaaaaattaccctCTATATGGTAGACGTTACTATGCCGTTGTTTTCAGTGTACATTCACATCCACAcagtatttttctttttttttactccGTACAGCTCTCAAATAAGCGCAAACTTGAGTGAAACAACCCAAGAGTGGGTCTATTTGTAGACTTGTGTAGCTGCATGATTCATAATAAGAGTTCGCACTACACGGAGAACCTCGTAAACTCATTAAAGggtaaattttcactcattttgAAGTATTAGTGGATCTACTCATATAATGAGTAAACCACGTTTTACTCATAAATGAGTAAACGCAAtatatgtcaaaaaatgtggcatttttacccatttcgacaaattgatttttgtcgaaaatgggtaaaaaactcTCATTTTGAGAATGGagataaaatgaaaaataataaaaatgggaTTTATTGCAGATTCAAGGAAAAGTACAACGAATAAAATGCtcacatttatttattgatttcagGTAATGAATTTGTAATTAATATTCGATTAAAGTTTGAGCTGatacaattatatttttttcttctatgtAGGCAGCCCGCATCTTGCCATCCATCGATTCCGATCCTAATAATTCAAAAAAGGAACTGTTTGGTTATTTACCTTCAGTTTAATATGTTTTCAACTACTTACGTTCAAGTTGCCCCATGTTTCCCGCGTACAATCAGGTCACAATGATCCTTAAAATTTCCGCAACGCCGTAGCACGCAACTGGCAGCTTAACTTTAAACAAAAACTTCCAAAGACTTTTTTCACCAATTTATGGGTTAAAAAATAAACGCTTTTCTAGTTGGTCAACATTCTCAAAATGagtgttttttcacccatttcaagttgtcaaattttccacattttctgaCAGCTTAATATAAGATCAAAAAATGGTTAGTTTTTTACTCATTATTGAGTTTACGAAGTTATCCGTGTATGTATTTGTGCCACCATTTTACCCATTGGAGAGATAGGCGATGACAGTGTAAGGTGATTTTGATTGCTCCAATTGAGCACAAGCCTATTAAAACGAGGAACACCATTTATATTTGTAGCTCATATTTCTCAAAATCTGCTCGCGGCTTCAGTTTATCTCAAAAGTTATTTCAGTTATTATTATTAGGTATTAAGttatttcgcattttttttatacTGATATTTTCGTGAATATTGCTGACGGAGTCCAGTTCTTCTCTCAACGCTGCTGCTACATTTCGCAAACCCCGACCATACCACACCATTTGTAATATTGCGGGAAAATATTATGCAATCATGAGTTTTGAAAATAAAGTTGTTATAATTACTGGAGCATCGTCTGGAATTGGAGAAGCCACTGCAAAATACCTATCCAACTTAGGAGCGTCATTAGTTCTCACTGGacgtaatttaaaaaatcttatgaAAGTTGGAGAAGCATGCAAAGCACATTCTACAAATACTCCTTTGCTGCTGGTAGCCGACGTTACAAATGCAGACGACAACAAACGAGTGATCGATGAAACTATATCAAAGTATGGCAAATTAGATGTATTGATCAATAATGCTGGAATCATAGCGAATGGATCGATTGAAAACACTAGTTTAGAACAATATGATGAAGTCATGAATACAAACATTAGAGCTGTGTATCATTTAACTATGTTGGCGGTTCcttatttaataaaaagcaaGGGAAACATCGTTAATGTGAGCAGCGTCGCAGGAAATAGGTCATTTCCAGGTATCCTAGCGTATGGAATATCAAAAGCTGCAATTGACCAATTCACACGTTGTACAGCGTTAGAATTAGCTTCAAAGCAAGTCCGCGTGAATGCTGTCAATCCGGGTATGTAcataataattaaattaaatggaTATAATACGAATTACTTTACAGGTGTAATAGTGACCGACATTCATAAGCGTGGGGGAATGGACGAAAAAACTTATGCTGCATTCCTtgagaaatgtaaacaaactcaTGCGTTAGGTAGACCGGGTGATTCAACAgaa comes from Armigeres subalbatus isolate Guangzhou_Male chromosome 2, GZ_Asu_2, whole genome shotgun sequence and encodes:
- the LOC134218360 gene encoding 3-oxoacyl-[acyl-carrier-protein] reductase FabG-like isoform X2 — protein: MSFENKVVIITGASSGIGEATAKYLSNLGASLVLTGRNLKNLMKVGEACKAHSTNTPLLLVADVTNADDNKRVIDETISKYGKLDVLINNAGIIANGSIENTSLEQYDEVMNTNIRAVYHLTMLAVPYLIKSKGNIVNVSSVAGNRSFPGILAYGISKAAIDQFTRCTALELASKQVRVNAVNPVTDIHKRGGMDEKTYAAFLEKCKQTHALGRPGDSTEVAATISFLASDAASFITGVNLNVDGGRHAMCPR
- the LOC134218360 gene encoding 3-oxoacyl-[acyl-carrier-protein] reductase FabG-like isoform X1, with the translated sequence MSFENKVVIITGASSGIGEATAKYLSNLGASLVLTGRNLKNLMKVGEACKAHSTNTPLLLVADVTNADDNKRVIDETISKYGKLDVLINNAGIIANGSIENTSLEQYDEVMNTNIRAVYHLTMLAVPYLIKSKGNIVNVSSVAGNRSFPGILAYGISKAAIDQFTRCTALELASKQVRVNAVNPGVIVTDIHKRGGMDEKTYAAFLEKCKQTHALGRPGDSTEVAATISFLASDAASFITGVNLNVDGGRHAMCPR